A portion of the Actomonas aquatica genome contains these proteins:
- the pxpB gene encoding 5-oxoprolinase subunit PxpB — MMIKVLGDTALLVEVQTTPPADALAKVQAATRAIRALALPEILEVVPAITTVGVYFAASSRWADVARKVRECLEAVTADELATACDGEREVELPVCYEGEYAPDLAAVAETVGLSPAEVVARHSGGHYRVQAVGFAPGFPYLSGLDPALACPRKATPRTRLEAGSVGIGGAQTGVYPQRSPGGWNLIGRTPRRLFDVNAAEPALLRAGDWVRFKPIDAATFVSLTELMTEESAAEPDASQIVGAAIEIEQPGVQTTVQDYGRRGYQDAGVTEGGAVDGRALRLANLMVGNPADAAALEWALRGPVLRFRDRRVCVVMGAIAARVPFGRPFVMEPGAVLDLSQVPVGFRGILAINGGVDAPVVLGSRSTNLQGGFGGWGGRALETGDVLPLGTATIRDVKSGWLVSPSLSKPVTGDIPEVRVLRGPEGDAFRLAAWNQLLSEPYRVGSSSDRMGMRLEGPELELREPLEMVSQPVQAGTVQVPPSGKPIVLLADRQSLGGYPRIATVISVDLPVLAQVPPGGRVQFVETTLAEAEALRLTEERDLGLFATAVEGRLLKS, encoded by the coding sequence ATGATGATCAAGGTTTTGGGCGACACGGCCTTGCTGGTCGAGGTGCAGACCACGCCGCCAGCTGACGCCTTGGCCAAAGTGCAGGCCGCGACCCGCGCGATTCGCGCCCTGGCGCTGCCCGAGATCCTCGAAGTGGTGCCGGCGATCACGACCGTCGGGGTGTATTTTGCTGCGAGCTCCCGCTGGGCCGACGTCGCGCGCAAGGTGCGCGAGTGTCTGGAGGCTGTGACCGCCGACGAGTTGGCCACGGCCTGCGACGGCGAGCGGGAGGTGGAGCTGCCGGTGTGTTATGAAGGTGAATACGCGCCCGATCTCGCGGCGGTGGCGGAGACGGTCGGGCTGAGTCCGGCGGAGGTCGTCGCCCGTCACAGCGGCGGACATTATCGGGTGCAGGCGGTGGGGTTTGCGCCGGGCTTTCCTTATCTGAGTGGCTTGGATCCGGCGCTGGCGTGTCCGCGCAAGGCGACGCCGCGCACGCGGCTGGAGGCGGGCAGCGTGGGCATTGGCGGCGCGCAGACCGGCGTGTATCCGCAACGCTCGCCGGGCGGGTGGAATCTGATCGGGCGCACGCCGCGCCGCTTGTTTGATGTCAACGCGGCCGAGCCGGCGCTGTTGCGGGCGGGCGACTGGGTGCGGTTTAAGCCGATCGATGCGGCGACCTTTGTGAGCTTGACCGAGCTGATGACTGAGGAAAGCGCCGCGGAGCCGGATGCGTCGCAGATCGTCGGTGCGGCGATTGAGATCGAGCAGCCGGGCGTGCAGACGACGGTGCAGGACTATGGTCGGCGCGGTTATCAGGATGCAGGCGTGACCGAAGGCGGCGCGGTCGACGGGAGGGCGTTGCGTTTGGCGAATCTCATGGTGGGCAACCCGGCGGATGCGGCGGCGTTGGAGTGGGCCTTGCGCGGGCCGGTGCTGCGTTTCCGGGATCGACGCGTGTGTGTGGTCATGGGCGCGATCGCCGCGCGGGTGCCCTTTGGCCGTCCCTTTGTGATGGAGCCGGGAGCGGTGTTGGACCTGTCGCAGGTGCCGGTGGGATTCCGCGGTATCCTGGCCATTAATGGCGGCGTGGATGCGCCGGTGGTGCTGGGTTCACGCTCCACCAATCTGCAGGGCGGTTTCGGCGGCTGGGGCGGCCGGGCGCTGGAGACCGGTGACGTGTTGCCGCTGGGGACGGCCACCATTCGCGATGTGAAGAGCGGTTGGTTGGTTTCGCCCTCGTTGTCGAAACCGGTGACCGGTGACATTCCGGAGGTGCGGGTGTTGCGCGGGCCGGAGGGGGACGCCTTTCGACTGGCGGCGTGGAATCAATTGCTGAGCGAACCGTATCGGGTGGGCAGCAGTTCGGATCGCATGGGCATGCGTTTGGAGGGACCGGAACTGGAGTTGCGCGAACCCTTGGAGATGGTTTCCCAGCCGGTGCAGGCCGGCACGGTGCAGGTGCCGCCCAGCGGTAAACCGATCGTGTTACTGGCCGACCGCCAATCGCTGGGCGGGTATCCGCGCATCGCGACGGTGATCTCGGTCGACCTGCCGGTATTGGCGCAGGTGCCGCCGGGCGGGCGGGTGCAGTTTGTCGAAACCACGCTGGCCGAAGCCGAGGCGTTGCGACTGACCGAAGAGCGGGACCTCGGCTTGTTTGCGACGGCGGTGGAAGGGCGCTTGCTCAAATCATGA